CGCGAGGTCTTCGACCGCGTCGCGACCGCGATTCGCCGCCTGATCCCCTTCGACAACATGGGGGTGATCCGCGTCCTCGACGACCGTTGGGCGGTCACCCACGCCACCACCGCACCCTGCGGCCCGTGCGAGCCGGATTGCCACGAGCCGCAGCCGATCGCCGCCTGGTCTCCACGGTTCCGGCCGCGGCCGGGGCCGATCCCGCGCATCGACGACGCCGTGCGCGAGCTCGACGCGAGCTTCGCGAGCGACGCCGCGGTGCTCGGCGCCGGCATGCGCTCCGGCCTCTGGCAGCCTTTCCGCCTCGGGGAGAGCTACGGCGGCGTCTGGCTCTGCTCCTACGCGCCGCGCGCTTTCGACGACTCGCACCAGGAGTCTCTGCGCGCGATCGCCGCGCTGCTCGGCTCGGCCGTCGAGCACTGGCGGCTCTGGGACGTCGACCGGAGGCGGCGCGCGCGGCTCGATCGACTCGATGCGCTGATGGAGTCCTTCGCTTCGTCGCTCGACCCGCGCGAAGTTCTCGCCAACATCTCCGCAGCGGTCCGGGAGGTCCTGCCCCACGACCTGCTGGTAATGACCGAGCTCGACCTGCGGCGCCGCACGCTCCGCATCGTGGCGAGCGCCGGCACCGCGGACATGCCGGTGCCCGAGGGCCCGATCTCCTTGTCCGCCGCCGAGCTCGACGAACGCACCCGCGAGAGCCTGATCCTGCGCGACATCCCGGCCGAGATCTCCGGCGACAACGAGCGCGAGCGCGCACTGCTCGCCTCCGGGATGCGCTCGTGGCTGCGGGTTCCGATCTGGACCGGCGACGAGGTGCGAGGAGGCCTTGGCATCTTCTCGCGCACCGCAGCGCTCTACGGGGAGCCCGACGTCGAGGTCGCGGCGCGCCTGGCGGACCGCGTCGGCCTCGTGCTCTCCCATCAGAAGCTCGCCGAAGAGGCTCGTCTCGTCGCCGAGGCACGCGAACGCGCCGAGCGCCTCGAGGCGACCGTCGAGACGCTCTCGCGCGAGCTCGAGGGTCGGCGGCGCATCCGGATCACCGGCGTTTCTCCCGGCTGGCACGACGTGCTCGTCCAGATCGGCCGCGTGGCTTCCTCGGAGACGACGGTCCTGATCACCGGCGAGTCGGGAACCGGAAAAGAGATCGTCGCCGACCTGATTCGCCAGGGCTCGCCCCGCGCGGCGAAGCCGTTCGTCGCCGTCAACTGTGCGGCTCTCCCCGAGCAACTGCTCGAATCGGAGCTCTTCGGTCACGAGAAGGGAGCCTTCACCGGCGCGGCCCAGACCAAGATCGGCCGGCTCGAGCAAGCACAACGGGGAACGCTCTTCCTCGACGAGGTCGGCGAGATGAGCCCGCTCGTCCAGGCCAAGTTCCTTCGCGTTCTGCAGGAGCGAGAGTTCCAGCGCCTGGGCGGCACCCGCGTGCTCAAGGCTGACGTGCGCGTGATCGCCGCCACCAATCGCGACCTCGCGGCAGCGATGGCGCGGGGCAGTTTCCGGGAAGATCTCTTCTACCGGCTGAACGTCTTCGAGATCCACATTCCGCCCTTGCGCGAGCGGATCGAGGACGTGCCGATTCTGGCCGAGTCGTTCCTCGAGGAGCTCGGCCGCACGACGGGGAGGCCGGCGGCGGGAATCTCGCGCGACGCGCACGAGTGGCTGCTCTCCTACCATTGGCCGGGCAACGTACGCGAGCTGCGCAACGCGATCGAACGGGCGATCCTGCTCTGCGATGGCGGCCTCATCGCACGCGAGCACCTGCCGACTCCGGTTGCGCGCCCCGATGCTGCGCGCCCGTCGACCGGCAGTGCGACGCTCGACCCCCAGGCTCCCCTCCCGCCGGGAGGCGTCGATCTCGAGGAGGTCGAACGCACCCTCGTGGAGCGGGCACTCCGCGACGCGCGGGGAAACAAGTCGAAAGCCGCTCGCCTCCTGGGCCTCACCCGCGCCCAGCTCTACTCGCGACTCGAGAAGCACGGCCTCAGCGGCTGAAGCGCGTCCATTCGGCGACGCCTCGCCGCGCGAGCCGATCGCCGCGCGCCAGTCGACCTGCGGAATTGCAGACACCCTGTCGAAAAGGCGACACCCATCCTGCGACGGAGTCGCGACGCTCCTGACACCACGCTGTCAGGAGCCGCAAGGCATCGTTGGCTGCATGTCCGCATCCGAGCCGATGGGCGGCCGAGCCGCGAAGGATTGTCTTCTCCGTCATCTGCGGTCCCACCGGCGCTCCCGGGATCTCGTCCTTCGCCTCGCGACGCACCCGCTTCCGGCGAGAGGCGCGCTCCGTCCTTCGACGGACGCGAATGCTGGCACGCCTCTTGATACCTGCGCGGCTCCACCTGGACGCGTTGTCGATTTCGCCACGCGCCGTTCGTCGCGAGCTCCCGATCGGGTCTCTCGACCAGGAGAGTCGGCAATGAGTCAACGCAACGTGGAGCAGCTCCTCGGGCGGCTCGTGAGTGACGAGGCCTTTCGTCGTCACTGGTGGCACGACCCGGCAGCAACGCTCGCCGAGCTGGTGGCGAGCGGAAGCGACTTCAATCCCTGCGAGCGCCGAGCCCTGCTCACCATTGGGCGCGACGAGCTCGAACGCTTCGCCGCCAGTCTCGACCCCTGTATCCAGAAGAGCGACCTGAAGGGAGGAAGAGGTTGAAGGTGCCGACCATTCTCACCAAGACCCTCGTCGCGGCGACGCTGCTCGGCTCCTCCGCCGAGATGCGCGGCGGCGAGCGCCCACTCCGGCTCGAGGAGGCGCTCCGCATGGCGCTCGAGCACGACGAGACGATCGCGATTCAACGCGAGGCCTTGGCCTCGAGCCAGGCGGGCGTCGACGGCGCCCTCGGCGCCTACGACCCCCAGCTCTCGGCCGAGGCGGCCTGGCTGGAGCAGCAACCGCCCGCCAACTCCACCTTCTCGGGTGCGCCCGCGGGAGAGCTCGCGCCGCAGGACAAGAGCTCGGCGGCCACCTTCCGCCTCGACCAGTTGTTGCCCACCGGCGCCTCGGTCGGCGTCATCGCCGCGGGGGAACGAGCCTCGACCGACGGGAGCTCCAGGCGACGTTGGCCGCGACCGTGGCCGGCGTGGAGAGCAGCTACTGGACCCTCGTCGCCGCGCGCCGTGAGATCTCCGTGCGCGAAGAAGCAGTACGGCTCGCCGCCGAGCAGCTCGCGGAGACCCAGGTCCGGATCGAGACCGGAGCCAACCCCGAGAGCGAGATCGCCCAGCCCCGCGCCGAGCTCGAGCGGCGCCAGGGGGAGCTCTTCGCCTCGCGCGAAGCAGCCGTGCGGGCCGAGAGCACGCTCAAGCGTCTGATCCTGAGCGACGACGAGCCGGAGCTCTGGACCGATCGGCTGGTGCCCGAGGAGTCGCTCGAAGTCGCTTCTCGTCCCGTCGACCTCACCGCGGCCATGGGACGCGCGCTCGCCGAGCGATCCGAGCTCGACGCTCTGACGGCCGAGCTCGAACGCCGGCGCGTCGAGAGCGCTCTCGCTCGCGACGCCGTGCTCCCCGCGCTCGACGCGGTGCTCTCCTACGACCGCTACGGGCTCGCCGGCCGGGCGAATCCCGCCGCCCAGCCCTCGGGCGGCAGCAATCGCCTGCACGGCGGGCTCTCCGATTCGCTCGACGGGCTGGCCGCCGGCGACTTCTCCGACGCCCGGGTGGGGCTGCGCTTCTCGTTGCCGCTCGGCAATCGCGCGGCCCGCGCGGAAGCCACGCGAGCGGCAAGCGCGGAGCGGCAGGCGGCAGCGGTGCTCGCGCGCGCCCGCAAGGCGATCCGCGCCGAGGTGCTCGATGCCGCCGCGGCGCTCGAAACCGCGGCGCAGCGCATCGCCGCCGCGCGCTCCGCGCGCGAGGCCGCCGAGGTCCAGCTGGAGTCGGAGCGCGCCCGCTACGGCGCCGGGCTCTCGACCAACTTCCTGGTGCTCACCCGCCAGAACGATCTCTCGCGGGCGCGGCTCGACGAGATCGCCGCCCAGACCGACTATCGCCGCGCCGACACCGAGCTCGCCCGGGTGACCGGGACGCTGCTCGTGGATCGCGGCATCGATGTCTCTTCCAATTCGAGCTCGGAGACCCGCTGAGGGGGAACGCATGCAGTCGAGAACGCTCAAGATGGTCGGCGCGGTGGCCCTCGTGGTCGCCGCGCTCGGAACGGTGAAGTTCTTCCAGGTCCGGGCCGCGATGGCCAAGTACGCCGGCTTCCAGCCGCCACCCGAAGCGGTGACCACCGTGGTGGTCGCCGAGGCCGCCTGGCCGGCCACGCTCCATTCGATCGGCACGGTGTCGGCCGCGCAAGGCGTCCTGGTGAGCGCCGATCTGCCCGGCATCGTGGCGCGCATCGCCTTCGAATCGGGCGCTCAGGTCGCCAAGGGCGCGCTCCTCGTCGAGCTCGATGCGAGTCAGGAGCGCGCGCAGCTCGCGGCGGCGGAGTCGGCGCTCAAGCTCGCGAAGATCCGCCTCGAGCGCTTCGTCGGGCTGCGGGAGAAGCGGGTCGCGGCGCAGGCCGAGCTCGACCAGGCTCGGGCCGAGGCCGAACAGGCCGAGGCGAGGGTCGGCGAGATCCGGGCGGTGATCGAACGCAAGACGATGCGGGCGCCGTTCGCCGGACGGCTCGGCATTCGCCAGATCAACGTCGGCCAGTACGTGCGGGCCGGGGACCCGATCGCCCCCTTGCAGACGCTCGATCCGATCCACGTCGACTTCGACGTCCCGCAGCAGGCGATCTCCTCGCTCGCGGTCGGCGGCAAGATCCTGGTGACGGCCGCGGGGTTGGCGAGCGAGCTCGCCGGGCAGGTGACCGCGATCGACTCGGTGCTCGACCCGGCGACCCGCAACGTCCGCGTGCAGGCGACGCTCGCCAACGGCGAAGGGTTGCTGCGACCCGGAATGTTCGTCGAGACGCGGCTCGCCGACGGCGAGAGCGAGCGCGTGATCCCCATTCCCGCCTCGGCGATCGCCTACGCCCCGTACGGCGATTCGGTCTTCGTGGTGGCTGACCTCGAAGGGCCCGACGGCAAGCCGTATCGAGGAGTTCGCCAGCAGTTCGTCAAGCTCGGACCCGGCCGCGGCGACCAGGTCGCCGTGCTGTCGGGCCTCGCGCCGGGAGCCGAGGTCGTCTCCTCGGGCGTCTTCAAGCTGCGCAACGGCGCCGCGGTGCTGGTGGACAACCGCACCCAGCCCGGCAACGACGCGGCGCCCAAGCCGGAGGACAGTTGATGAAACTGACGGACATCTTCGTTCGCCGACCGGTCCTCGCGGTCGTCGTCAATCTCGTCATCCTGATCGCCGGCCTCCAGGCGATCCGCTCGCTCTCGGTGCGCCAGTACCCGAAGAGCGACATCGCCGTCGTCCGCGTGACCACCGCCTACATCGGCGCCGACGCCGATCTCGTCCGCGGCTTCATCACCACGCCGCTCGAGCGGGTGATCGCCTCGGCCGACGGCATCGACTACCTCGAGTCGTCGAGCGCGCAGGGGGTGAGCACGATCACCGCCCACCTCGCGCTCAACTACGACACCAACGCCGCGCTCACCCAGATCCAGGCCAAGGTCGCGCAGGTGCGCAACGATCTGCCGCCCGAGGCCGAGGCGCCGGTGATCGAGCTCGAGACCGCCGACGCCCAGTTCGCGGCGATGTACCTCGGCTTCGCCTCCGACGAGCTCGACCAGAACCAGATCACCGACTACCTGACGCGGGTGGTGCAGCCGAAGCTTTCCGCGGTGGCCGGCGTGCAGCGCGCCGACATCCTCGGCGACCGCACGTTCGCCATGCGCATCTGGCTCAAGGCCGACAAGATGGCGGCGCTCGGCATCACTCCGTCGCAGGTGCAGGAGGCGCTCACGCGCAACAACTACCTGTCGGCGCTCGGGCGCACCAAGGGCTCGATGGTCTCGGTCAACCTGATCGCCAACACCGACCTGCGCACGGCCGAGGAGTTCCGCCAGCTGGTGGTCAAGCAGGAGCAGGGCACGGTGGTTCGTCTGGGCGAGATCGCCGACGTCGTGCTGGGCGCCGAGAACTACGACGAGGACGTTCGCTTCAACGGGCAGACGGCGACCTTCATGGGCATCTGGGTGCTGCCGAGCGCCAATTCGCTGGAGGTGATCTCGCGCGTCCGCGAAGCGATGAAGGAGGTGCAGGCGCAGCTGCCGGCCGGCATGACGGGCGGCATCCCCTACGACTCGACCGAGTACATCCGCTCGGCGATCGACGAGGTCGTCTCGACGCTCGCCGAGACCCTGCTCATCGTCGTGGTGGTGATCTTCCTCTTCCTCGGCTCCATCCGCTCGCTGATCATCCCCGTGGTCGCGATTCCGATTTCGCTCGTGGGCGCGATCTTCCTCATGCTGGTGGCAGGATTCACCATCAATCTGCTCACCCTGCTGGCGATCGTGCTGGCCGTCGGCCTGGTGGTGGACGACGCGATCGTCATGGTCGAGAACGTCGAACGGCACCTCCACGCCGGGTCGCCGCCGTTCGAGGCGGCGCTCCTCGCCGCGCGCGAGCTGGTCGGCCCGATCGTCGCGATGACGATCACGCTCGCCGCGGTCTACACGCCGGTGGCGATCCAGGGCGGCCTGACCGGTGCGCTCTTCCGCGAGTTCGCCTTCACGCTCGCCGGCGCGGTCGTCGTCTCCGGCGTGGTGGCCTTGACGCTCTCGCCGATGATGGGCGCCAAGCTCCTGCGCCAGGGCGACAGCGAGCGCGGCTTCGCCGGCATGATCCACCGTCATTTCGAGATCGTGCGCGCCACCTACCAGCGCTGGCTCGCCACCACGCTCGAGAATCGCTCGGCGGTGCTCGTGCTGTGGATCGCGGTGCTGCTGCTGATCATCCCCTTCTACCTGTTCTCGATGCAGGAGCTGGCTCCCAACGAGGACCAGAGCGTGGTCTTCGGCATCGTCCAGGCGGCACCCAATGCCACCCTCGATCAGACCAAGCTCTTCTCCTCGCGAGTCAACGAGGTCTATCGGTCGTTTCCGGAAACCCGCGCGACGTTCCAGATCGTCGGCCCGACGAGCGGCTTCGCGGGCATGGTGACCAAGCCCTGGTCCGAACGCGAGAAGAGCACGCTCGAGCTGCAGGGCGAGTCGGCGGCCGAGCTCGCCAAGATCCCGGGCGTGCGGGTGATCCCGCTGGTCCCGCCGGCGCTGCCCGGTGGCGGCGACTTCCCGGTGGACTTCGTGATCGCTTCGACCGCCGAGCCGCAGCAGCTCCTCGAGCTCGCCGGGCAACTGGTCGGCAAGGCCTTCGCGAGCGGCCTCTTCATGTTCGCCGACGCCGACCTCAAGTTCGACCAGCCGCAGGCCGAAGTCGTCTTCAACCGCGACCTCGTGCGCTCGCAGGGCGTCGATCTGGCGCAAGCCGGCCGCGACCTCTCGATCATGCTGGGCGGCAACTACGTCAACCGCTTCAGTATCCAGGGACGCAGCTACAAGGTCATCCCGCAGATCAAGCGTGGCGAGCGGCTGACCCCCGAGCAGCTCGCCGACATCCACATCACCGGGCCGAACGGGAAGCTGGTGCCGTTGTCGACCGTGGCGACGCTCCGAACGTCCACGCAACCGCGCGAGCTCAAGCGCTTCCAGCAGCTCAACGCGGTGCGCATCCAGGGGGTCATCCCGCCCGGTGTGCCGCTCGACAAGGCGCTCGCCTTCCTCGAGGACGAGGCGGCGAAGCTCCTCCCCCCCGGCTTCACCGTCGACTACGCCGGGCAATCGCGCCAGCTACGCACCGAGGGAAGCAAGTTCCTCGCGACCTTCCTGCTCTCGGCGATCCTCATCTACCTCGTGCTCGCGGCGCAGTTCGAGAGCTTCCGCGATCCCTTCATCATCCTCGCCGGCTCGGTTCCGCTCGCCATCGCCGGCGCACTGCTCTTCTCGTTCCTCGGCCTGACGACGCTCAACGTCTACAGCCAGGTCGGCCTCATCACGCTCGTCGGCCTGGTGTCGAAGAACGGCATCCTGATCGTGCAGTTCGCCAACCACCTCCAGGAGACCGGCCGCGAGAAGCTCACCGCGCTGATCGAGGCCGCCGGCACCCGCCTGCGCCCGATCCTGATGACCACCGCCGCCACCGTCGTCGGCCACCTGCCGCTCGTCTTCGCCTCCGGCCCCGGCGCTGGAGCGCGCAACTCGATCGGCATCATGCTCGTCTCCGGCATGATCATCGGCACCGCCTTCACCCTCTTCGTCGTGCCGTCAATCTACATGCTCGTGGCGCGCGACCGGGCTTCGGCCGCGGTCCTCGAGAAGGCAGCCAGAGGTGAGGCCGCGATCGGGTCCGGCGTCTCACCGGAGGCGGTGTGACCGGAGGGTCGCGAGGTCATCTCGAGGCTTCGGGCATGAGTCCCAGTCCTCCGCAGACCCGATGCCGTGGAGGGCCGGGACCGCCGAGGCACGAGCCCTTGGAGGGAGTGTCTGGACGCTCGACCACAGAGTGAAGGGGAAGTTCAGGGACCCGCCGGCGAGGCGATCGCCGGCGACGAGCGCGAGCGCTCGGGCGGCGTCGTCGCCATCCGCCACCTGCTCGACCGTTGAAAGCTGAAGCCGTTGCCACCGAACCCTGGGTCGAGGCTGTCGTCAGGACGCAGCCACACGACAAAGCTGTCGTCGTAGTCGGGCGGCGTGGCGAAGAGCCTCGACGTGCCGGCGACGACGAGCGAGCCGGACGCCGACAAGCGGCAGACCGTGATGCGTCGCAGGTGACCACCCGGTCCGTCCGGGAACCGCGCGAAGCCCGCGATGACGATTCGCCCCGCCGCGTCGACGACGGCGTCCTCCGCTCCGCTGAAGCAGGCGCCCGGCGTGGCGAGCTCGACCAGACCGTCGCCACAGCCCCGGGTCGCGTCGACCGCTCCGGTGGTCTGGAGGCGCAACAAGACCACCTCGGTGGTCGGGTTCAACCTCGTCGCCACGAGGTCATAGCGATCGGAGATGAGCGGCGGCTACCCGACCGGCAGGACGAGAATCGTGGTCGGGAGTGGGAGCTCACTCGGGAGGTAGCTCGCCACACCGTTGCCGTCGAAGTCGGGATCGAGCGTGCAGCTCGGATAGAGGAACCGCTCGACGACCACGAGCTCCCCTGGCGAGGAAGTCCCCAAGACCAGGAGACGACCGGAAGAGTCGAAGGTTGCTGCGTCTGGAACGAAGTCGGGGCGGCTGGCAGTCGTAGGCGCACACGGCGACGAGGCGTCGTTCGCGCTCACGCGGAGCCAGATGCCGAGGTCGTGAACACCTTCCGATCGCGCCACCAACATCAGCGTCGTGCCGTCGGGAGCCGGGATGGCTTGAACGATCGCGGCGTCGTTCGGTGAGCCGAGGTGGAAGGCCCCGCCGGCGGCGGTGTGAAAGGTCAGGTCGAGATCGCCGTCGGCAGCCAAGCCAGCGCCGGCGAAACCAGCGAACAGCAACGCAACGAGCGATGGCCGGCGGGGCCGGCCGAGGCTTCCTCGGATCATGCGAGCTCCTCCAACGGCCCGTTGTCGTTACACGCCCCCTCGGCTCCGCGGGGGGCAGGCACAGGGCGTGGACGAACCCGAGCCGAGCTCGCGGCGGGATCCCAGTCTGGCAAGCGACTTCGCGAGTTTCCGCTCTCGCTGACCAGCTCGACGAAAAACGCCCGAGGCGCGGAGCGCCCCGGGCGTCGGTCCGGCCGAGTGAGCAGCGGCGACTACTGGTAGGTCACGACCAACACCGGACGGTTGGCCGCGGTGGCGTTGTCCCCGGAGTAGAAGCCGACGTAGTCGGCGCCGGTGTCGTCGTTGTCGTCGAGCGAGAAGGCGACGCGGAACTGCGTGAAGCCGGTCTTGTTGACCGCCGCGAGGCCGGCGGCGTTGAGCAGGCAGGTGGACCAGTCGCCGTTGGCGTTGGCGGCCGAAAGCGTGCAGACCGCGGTCGCCGAGGCTGCGTTCTGGAAGTCGGCGCTGGCGAGCGCCGTGTTCCCACCGAAGGCCGGCGACATGTCGGCGAGCAACGAGCCGTGGGTGCCGAACGGATTCGTCCCGGACACCGTGCCGCGCCGGAGGCGAAGCTCGACCGACTGGATGACCGCGCCATCCGGCAGCGACGCCGTGTTGAACGAGACGATGCCGCGGTACTGGCGGTCGCTCGCGTCGTCGCCGGCGCGAATCGCGGTCGACGTCGCGGTCGTGGCGCTCGAGGTATTGCCGGTCCCGGACGTCTCGGTCGACTCACGCACGTAGCCGTCGGTCGCCGCATCCGAGGTGAAGGTGGCCTGCGTCGAACCGGTCGTGCAGGCGGTGGTCACGAACGCCGAGCAGGTCGCGTTGCAGGACAGGGTACCGCCGGTGAAGCCCTGCGACACGCAGGTCTGACCGGCGAGATTGGTCCCGTCGCACACCTCCGGCGACTCGACGAGGTTGTTGCCGCAGACCGCACCGCCGGTGGCGCCGAAGTCGATCGTCGTGAAGCCGACGTTCTCCTTCTGCGCGTTGGTCGAGGAGCCCGGATAGAAGTGCCGGGTGTCGGTCCAGGCGACGTACGCCTTGCCGGCGACGACATCGAGCCCCATGTACTCGCCGAACTGGTTCGGATTGCCGTTCGGGTTGTCGGTGGTGTTCTCGTCGGTGTAGGCGATGCCGCTGTTGTTGAACTCGACCGACGGCAGGCTCGCCTTGACGTTCGCCTCGACCGAGACACCGCAGTTGGTCGAGCGGGCGGCGTAGATCTCGACCTTGCGGTTGTTGGCGTCGTTGCGCGCGTCGTGCCAGGCGACGACGACGTGCCCGGTCGACTGGTCGACCTGTACGAACGGATGGAACTGAGTGCGCCCGGCGAGGCCGTCGTCGTTGACCTTGATCGCGGCGTTCCAGGTGGTGCCGCCGTTGGTCGAGCGGGTGAGCCAAACGTCGTTGTCCGCCGCCGAGCCCGAGGCGAAGTCGCTGTAGACCGCGTAGAGCGTCCCGTCGCAGGCCCCGCCGGAGTTGTCGACGGCGACTGCCCCGAAGGGGTTGATGCCGCGGTCCGCCTGCACCTGCGGCGAGCTGTTGCTCGAGAAGCTGACCAGGTTGAAGTCCTTGACCAGGATGGGCGTCGACCACGAGACGCCGCCGTTGGTCGAGCGCGTGTAGTACATCTGCTCGTTCGAGCAGGTGGAAACCCCGCAGGTCAGCGTGTCGAAGACGACGTGGACGTTGCCGTTCTTCTGCACCGCGATCTCGCAACCGAGGTCGAGGCCGCCCGAAAGGGCGGTCGGCAGGTCGACCTCCGTCCAGGAGGCACCGTTGTTGGACGAGTAGGCGAACTTCTCGTTGTTGCCGCGGTCCCAGCAGGTGTAGTGGCGGCCATAGAACGGCGACGTCGCCGTGTTGTCGATGGCGTAGAAGTTCTTGTCCTCGAGCGAGGTGGTCGCCCAGGAGTTCTTGATCACGCCCTGCTTGACCCAGGTCGCGCCGCCGTCGGCCGACCGGGCGACGACCATGGCGTACTTGGTGGTCGTCTGCGAGGCGCAGAGCAGCATGTAGTTGAGGAAGACCTCGTTGTTGTCGTTCCAGTAGAGCGCCGGGTCGGAGCCGAAGACGGTCGCCGTGCAGGTGCCGAGCGCCATGACGTTGTTCGACGGCGCACAGGTGAAGTTCCAGGTCGCCCCGCCGTCGTTCGAGTAGAAGACCGAGAGCGTCGAGTCGTTGTTGCAGGCGGCGCCGGCGGTGCCCCAGGTGTTGGCCGACGCAACCATCTGGTTCGGGTTCCGGTGGTTGACCGCAATCTGGATCTCGCCGTCGTAAGCGTCCGGCGCCGGAACGTCGGTCGAAGCCACATTGCGGTTGGTAGTCACCGAAGCCGCGTCGACGCCGCTACCGACCACGTCCGCACCGGTGTCGACGGGCCACCCGGAAAGGATGGTGTCGACCTCCTCGTCGCCGTAGAGGGTGCGCGCAGTCGCCTCGTGGAGAGCGACCCAGCGCTCGTGCGACCGCTGGAGGAACTGCGGAATCGCGATCTCGTAGCGGTTGAGCTTCATGTCGACCTTCAGGTATTCGAGCGGCGACAGCGGCATTGCGGCGAGGAAGGCGTCGAGCGCCACCTTGTCGTTCATCCGGCCGGAAAGCCCCGGATCGAGCGCCAGGACGGCCGGCTTCGACTTGGCCTCCTCGTACCGCTTGATGAGCTCCTGCTCGAGCGCGCCCTTGCCGAGAGCGGCGCTTGCCGCACTCGCCCCTGCGAGGGCCACCAGCAGGAAGCAAGACAGAATTCCGTTTCTTCCGAGTCTCCTGGACATAG
This genomic window from Holophagales bacterium contains:
- a CDS encoding efflux RND transporter periplasmic adaptor subunit: MQSRTLKMVGAVALVVAALGTVKFFQVRAAMAKYAGFQPPPEAVTTVVVAEAAWPATLHSIGTVSAAQGVLVSADLPGIVARIAFESGAQVAKGALLVELDASQERAQLAAAESALKLAKIRLERFVGLREKRVAAQAELDQARAEAEQAEARVGEIRAVIERKTMRAPFAGRLGIRQINVGQYVRAGDPIAPLQTLDPIHVDFDVPQQAISSLAVGGKILVTAAGLASELAGQVTAIDSVLDPATRNVRVQATLANGEGLLRPGMFVETRLADGESERVIPIPASAIAYAPYGDSVFVVADLEGPDGKPYRGVRQQFVKLGPGRGDQVAVLSGLAPGAEVVSSGVFKLRNGAAVLVDNRTQPGNDAAPKPEDS
- a CDS encoding sigma 54-interacting transcriptional regulator, with amino-acid sequence MDSDASLPEILVEIAEAAAETLELREVFDRVATAIRRLIPFDNMGVIRVLDDRWAVTHATTAPCGPCEPDCHEPQPIAAWSPRFRPRPGPIPRIDDAVRELDASFASDAAVLGAGMRSGLWQPFRLGESYGGVWLCSYAPRAFDDSHQESLRAIAALLGSAVEHWRLWDVDRRRRARLDRLDALMESFASSLDPREVLANISAAVREVLPHDLLVMTELDLRRRTLRIVASAGTADMPVPEGPISLSAAELDERTRESLILRDIPAEISGDNERERALLASGMRSWLRVPIWTGDEVRGGLGIFSRTAALYGEPDVEVAARLADRVGLVLSHQKLAEEARLVAEARERAERLEATVETLSRELEGRRRIRITGVSPGWHDVLVQIGRVASSETTVLITGESGTGKEIVADLIRQGSPRAAKPFVAVNCAALPEQLLESELFGHEKGAFTGAAQTKIGRLEQAQRGTLFLDEVGEMSPLVQAKFLRVLQEREFQRLGGTRVLKADVRVIAATNRDLAAAMARGSFREDLFYRLNVFEIHIPPLRERIEDVPILAESFLEELGRTTGRPAAGISRDAHEWLLSYHWPGNVRELRNAIERAILLCDGGLIAREHLPTPVARPDAARPSTGSATLDPQAPLPPGGVDLEEVERTLVERALRDARGNKSKAARLLGLTRAQLYSRLEKHGLSG
- a CDS encoding exo-alpha-sialidase, which produces MSRRLGRNGILSCFLLVALAGASAASAALGKGALEQELIKRYEEAKSKPAVLALDPGLSGRMNDKVALDAFLAAMPLSPLEYLKVDMKLNRYEIAIPQFLQRSHERWVALHEATARTLYGDEEVDTILSGWPVDTGADVVGSGVDAASVTTNRNVASTDVPAPDAYDGEIQIAVNHRNPNQMVASANTWGTAGAACNNDSTLSVFYSNDGGATWNFTCAPSNNVMALGTCTATVFGSDPALYWNDNNEVFLNYMLLCASQTTTKYAMVVARSADGGATWVKQGVIKNSWATTSLEDKNFYAIDNTATSPFYGRHYTCWDRGNNEKFAYSSNNGASWTEVDLPTALSGGLDLGCEIAVQKNGNVHVVFDTLTCGVSTCSNEQMYYTRSTNGGVSWSTPILVKDFNLVSFSSNSSPQVQADRGINPFGAVAVDNSGGACDGTLYAVYSDFASGSAADNDVWLTRSTNGGTTWNAAIKVNDDGLAGRTQFHPFVQVDQSTGHVVVAWHDARNDANNRKVEIYAARSTNCGVSVEANVKASLPSVEFNNSGIAYTDENTTDNPNGNPNQFGEYMGLDVVAGKAYVAWTDTRHFYPGSSTNAQKENVGFTTIDFGATGGAVCGNNLVESPEVCDGTNLAGQTCVSQGFTGGTLSCNATCSAFVTTACTTGSTQATFTSDAATDGYVRESTETSGTGNTSSATTATSTAIRAGDDASDRQYRGIVSFNTASLPDGAVIQSVELRLRRGTVSGTNPFGTHGSLLADMSPAFGGNTALASADFQNAASATAVCTLSAANANGDWSTCLLNAAGLAAVNKTGFTQFRVAFSLDDNDDTGADYVGFYSGDNATAANRPVLVVTYQ
- a CDS encoding efflux RND transporter permease subunit produces the protein MKLTDIFVRRPVLAVVVNLVILIAGLQAIRSLSVRQYPKSDIAVVRVTTAYIGADADLVRGFITTPLERVIASADGIDYLESSSAQGVSTITAHLALNYDTNAALTQIQAKVAQVRNDLPPEAEAPVIELETADAQFAAMYLGFASDELDQNQITDYLTRVVQPKLSAVAGVQRADILGDRTFAMRIWLKADKMAALGITPSQVQEALTRNNYLSALGRTKGSMVSVNLIANTDLRTAEEFRQLVVKQEQGTVVRLGEIADVVLGAENYDEDVRFNGQTATFMGIWVLPSANSLEVISRVREAMKEVQAQLPAGMTGGIPYDSTEYIRSAIDEVVSTLAETLLIVVVVIFLFLGSIRSLIIPVVAIPISLVGAIFLMLVAGFTINLLTLLAIVLAVGLVVDDAIVMVENVERHLHAGSPPFEAALLAARELVGPIVAMTITLAAVYTPVAIQGGLTGALFREFAFTLAGAVVVSGVVALTLSPMMGAKLLRQGDSERGFAGMIHRHFEIVRATYQRWLATTLENRSAVLVLWIAVLLLIIPFYLFSMQELAPNEDQSVVFGIVQAAPNATLDQTKLFSSRVNEVYRSFPETRATFQIVGPTSGFAGMVTKPWSEREKSTLELQGESAAELAKIPGVRVIPLVPPALPGGGDFPVDFVIASTAEPQQLLELAGQLVGKAFASGLFMFADADLKFDQPQAEVVFNRDLVRSQGVDLAQAGRDLSIMLGGNYVNRFSIQGRSYKVIPQIKRGERLTPEQLADIHITGPNGKLVPLSTVATLRTSTQPRELKRFQQLNAVRIQGVIPPGVPLDKALAFLEDEAAKLLPPGFTVDYAGQSRQLRTEGSKFLATFLLSAILIYLVLAAQFESFRDPFIILAGSVPLAIAGALLFSFLGLTTLNVYSQVGLITLVGLVSKNGILIVQFANHLQETGREKLTALIEAAGTRLRPILMTTAATVVGHLPLVFASGPGAGARNSIGIMLVSGMIIGTAFTLFVVPSIYMLVARDRASAAVLEKAARGEAAIGSGVSPEAV
- a CDS encoding TolC family protein, translating into MAATVAGVESSYWTLVAARREISVREEAVRLAAEQLAETQVRIETGANPESEIAQPRAELERRQGELFASREAAVRAESTLKRLILSDDEPELWTDRLVPEESLEVASRPVDLTAAMGRALAERSELDALTAELERRRVESALARDAVLPALDAVLSYDRYGLAGRANPAAQPSGGSNRLHGGLSDSLDGLAAGDFSDARVGLRFSLPLGNRAARAEATRAASAERQAAAVLARARKAIRAEVLDAAAALETAAQRIAAARSAREAAEVQLESERARYGAGLSTNFLVLTRQNDLSRARLDEIAAQTDYRRADTELARVTGTLLVDRGIDVSSNSSSETR